A stretch of the Glutamicibacter sp. JL.03c genome encodes the following:
- a CDS encoding type I restriction endonuclease subunit R → MASPDGTREEAFETEIAEHLAANGWEYSMTDEGYDVDRAIWTDDVHWWLSETQPEEYAKVVRVGTGAEAADREALLNSLVSRLDTPMSSGGGTLNVLRRKFSHTRGATAHLRMCQFKPATSLNREVNEHYRKVRLRVVRQVHFSPKRGDSRSIDLVFFVNGIPAATCELKSFFKQEWRNAVTQYRKDRSPAGQPLLGFGTRALVHFAVDDDQVHMTTKLNGEKTYFLPFNRGHDDTGASGNPANPNGAATSYLWEQVLHRDNWLAILGSQMFLKDETHEDPATGRIKHSTALMFPRYHQWRAVTKLVDSISLEGPGQRYLIEHSAGSGKTNTIAWTAHRLARLHDQSNQKTFDKVLIVSDRRVLDKQLQQAVEQVDDTVGTVSVIDSAAVRRSGGSKSRALLDALTGSALIIVVTIQTFPFVKGLLDTTLGDKNFAVIIDEAHTSQSGKTAADLKKVLTSGGELTDDEELDSQDVINQVVEADLAREQKIAAETAARAGSRNVSLLAFTATPKHKTKMLFGRMNDDGTPVSFDVYSMRQAIEEEFILDVLRGYQTYKTAFEIEQTDDKGIITSITAGADDPLVDSKAATRQIMRFAKLHPTNVGQKVDVIVEHFRANVAHLLDGHAKAMVVTDSRQAAVRYKIETDKYLAQKGYGYQSIVAFSDKISDEEYDLTDATEATMNPGLSSDLAREFGRPEYRLMLVADKFQTGFDQPLLCAMYVDKKLPDVHAVQTLSRLNRTYRAPSGEKKERTFVLDFVNDPQDIRNAFLQYYSEAHVETATDPNLVHKLATKLSQPRIYTQADVERYAKAWWVRTQSHSALTAAVTPARDECVARWADASERDDTQALDELRTFKKDCGSFVRLYDFMSQVVDYGTSDLEKLAEFLRQLTRLLPSDDAIASVDVSGLELRKVRQIDRGKADIGLSGDLDTPVLPGISGVGSHVSRQNPQQELLSDIVARINALFGAEFADPQIQGFVIAAAGMAEEDPRIADQIDHNALDQFMASPELRETLMDAAVLNEGAFGKLTGALTGQNERAEEFIRLIGRYLYRTRRFRTENSESDGNQAL, encoded by the coding sequence ATGGCATCACCAGACGGAACACGCGAGGAAGCTTTCGAGACCGAGATTGCCGAGCACCTGGCCGCGAATGGCTGGGAATACAGCATGACCGATGAAGGCTACGACGTCGATCGGGCGATCTGGACCGATGACGTTCACTGGTGGCTGAGCGAGACCCAGCCCGAGGAATACGCCAAGGTTGTGCGCGTCGGAACTGGTGCCGAAGCCGCCGACCGCGAAGCGCTACTCAACTCCCTCGTGTCCCGTCTGGATACACCCATGAGCTCGGGCGGAGGCACACTGAACGTACTGCGCCGCAAGTTCTCCCACACCCGGGGTGCGACAGCGCATCTGCGCATGTGCCAGTTTAAGCCGGCCACGTCACTGAATCGCGAGGTCAATGAGCACTATCGCAAGGTGCGCCTGCGTGTGGTGCGTCAGGTGCACTTTTCGCCGAAGCGAGGCGACTCGCGCTCCATCGACTTGGTGTTCTTCGTCAACGGCATTCCAGCGGCGACGTGCGAGCTGAAGTCGTTCTTCAAGCAAGAATGGCGCAACGCCGTCACCCAGTACCGCAAGGACCGCAGCCCGGCCGGTCAACCGCTGCTAGGCTTCGGCACCCGTGCGCTCGTGCACTTCGCCGTGGACGACGACCAAGTGCATATGACGACCAAGCTCAACGGGGAGAAGACCTACTTCCTGCCGTTCAACCGCGGACACGACGACACCGGAGCCTCGGGCAACCCCGCGAATCCGAATGGAGCCGCCACCTCGTACCTGTGGGAGCAGGTGCTCCATCGAGACAACTGGCTGGCTATCCTCGGTTCGCAGATGTTCTTGAAGGACGAGACCCATGAGGATCCTGCCACCGGCCGGATCAAGCATTCCACCGCGCTGATGTTCCCGCGCTATCACCAATGGCGCGCGGTGACGAAGTTGGTTGACTCCATCAGCCTTGAGGGACCCGGACAGCGGTACTTGATTGAGCACTCAGCGGGGTCGGGCAAGACCAACACCATCGCCTGGACGGCGCACAGGCTGGCCCGCCTGCACGACCAGTCGAACCAGAAGACCTTCGACAAGGTCCTGATTGTCTCCGATCGCCGTGTACTGGACAAACAGCTGCAACAGGCCGTCGAGCAGGTCGACGACACCGTCGGCACCGTCTCAGTCATCGATTCTGCGGCCGTGCGCCGTTCCGGCGGTTCAAAATCACGAGCGTTGCTGGATGCTTTGACCGGTTCGGCGCTGATCATCGTCGTCACGATCCAGACTTTCCCGTTCGTGAAGGGACTGCTGGATACGACGCTGGGTGACAAGAACTTCGCGGTGATCATCGACGAGGCCCACACCTCGCAGTCCGGTAAGACCGCCGCTGACCTGAAGAAAGTCCTCACAAGCGGGGGAGAACTCACTGATGATGAGGAACTCGACAGCCAAGACGTCATCAACCAGGTGGTGGAGGCCGACCTCGCCCGTGAGCAGAAGATCGCTGCCGAAACAGCTGCCCGTGCCGGTTCGCGCAACGTCTCGCTGTTGGCATTCACCGCGACACCCAAACACAAGACGAAGATGCTGTTTGGCCGGATGAACGACGATGGCACGCCCGTGTCCTTCGACGTCTACTCGATGCGTCAGGCAATCGAGGAGGAATTCATCCTCGACGTACTACGTGGCTACCAGACCTACAAGACCGCCTTCGAGATCGAGCAGACTGATGACAAGGGGATTATCACCAGCATCACCGCTGGGGCAGACGACCCGCTGGTGGACTCCAAAGCCGCCACGCGACAGATCATGCGCTTCGCCAAGCTGCATCCGACGAACGTGGGGCAGAAGGTCGATGTCATCGTCGAGCACTTCCGCGCGAACGTCGCCCACCTGCTCGACGGGCATGCCAAGGCCATGGTCGTCACCGACTCCCGCCAGGCCGCCGTGCGCTACAAGATCGAGACTGACAAGTATCTGGCCCAGAAGGGATACGGCTATCAGTCCATCGTCGCGTTCAGCGACAAGATCAGCGACGAGGAGTACGACCTCACCGACGCCACCGAGGCGACCATGAACCCGGGGCTCAGTTCCGATCTGGCGCGCGAATTCGGCCGGCCGGAGTACCGGCTGATGCTCGTGGCCGACAAGTTCCAGACGGGCTTCGATCAGCCGCTGCTGTGCGCGATGTACGTCGACAAGAAGCTGCCCGACGTCCACGCGGTCCAGACGCTGTCCCGGCTGAACAGGACGTACCGTGCGCCGTCGGGGGAGAAGAAGGAACGGACGTTCGTGCTCGACTTCGTCAATGATCCGCAGGACATCCGCAATGCGTTCCTGCAGTACTACTCCGAGGCGCATGTCGAGACGGCCACCGATCCGAACCTCGTGCATAAATTGGCAACCAAGTTGTCCCAGCCGCGTATCTACACGCAGGCTGACGTGGAGCGGTATGCGAAGGCTTGGTGGGTGCGTACCCAGTCCCACAGTGCGTTGACCGCGGCGGTAACTCCGGCACGCGACGAGTGTGTGGCCCGGTGGGCTGATGCTTCTGAACGAGATGACACCCAGGCTCTCGATGAGCTGCGCACGTTCAAGAAGGATTGCGGTTCGTTCGTCCGCCTGTACGACTTCATGTCTCAGGTCGTCGACTACGGCACTAGCGATCTGGAAAAACTCGCTGAGTTCCTGCGCCAGCTCACTAGGTTATTGCCATCCGACGATGCTATTGCCTCGGTGGATGTTTCCGGACTTGAGCTGCGCAAGGTCCGGCAAATCGACCGGGGCAAGGCCGACATCGGTCTATCCGGTGACTTAGACACCCCGGTGCTCCCCGGGATCTCCGGAGTCGGTTCGCATGTCTCCCGGCAAAACCCGCAGCAGGAACTGCTCTCGGACATCGTGGCCAGGATCAATGCGCTGTTCGGCGCGGAGTTTGCCGATCCGCAGATCCAGGGTTTCGTGATCGCCGCAGCCGGCATGGCCGAGGAAGATCCACGCATCGCCGACCAGATCGACCACAACGCTCTCGACCAGTTCATGGCGTCGCCTGAACTGCGAGAGACGCTCATGGATGCTGCGGTGCTGAACGAAGGAGCCTTCGGAAAGCTTACCGGTGCGCTAACTGGCCAGAACGAGCGCGCAGAAGAGTTTATCCGATTGATAGGTCGCTACCTCTACCGGACACGTCGCTTTAGAACTGAGAATTCTGAAAGCGACGGGAATCAAGCATTATGA
- a CDS encoding DUF262 domain-containing protein has translation MSIQQYFGGQRFLEATTHTIAWFWKRYHQNELELQPPFQRNPVWQEKQQAYLIDTVLRGYPIPELYLQTVVDAVGEEKYVVVDGQQRIRACMAFLAGEFALGDDSGALAGSFFDELEDEQKKQIFEYKFVVRELPQLSEPEIRGIFERLNRNNVALNAQEIRHATYWGEFISTMKEISQDEFWVTSGVFTSNDIRRMLDIEFVSELAVAHLYGLQNKKASLDKYYKNFESEFPDRREIEKIFRIVLGELGQILKWPTRTRWSKKTDFYTLFLVMAKHVTAMPFDRDLRQNLTEKLEIFSTNVASHLSVTDNDDSNSIEQALGYSRGVRASSDLGSRKIRNAALESYLFGLPYELPEVLDEDENA, from the coding sequence ATGTCCATTCAGCAGTATTTCGGAGGGCAGCGTTTCCTTGAAGCAACAACTCATACCATTGCATGGTTTTGGAAAAGATACCATCAAAATGAGCTAGAACTTCAGCCTCCATTCCAAAGGAATCCTGTCTGGCAGGAGAAACAGCAGGCATATCTCATTGACACGGTACTAAGGGGTTACCCGATCCCAGAACTTTACCTACAGACGGTTGTAGACGCCGTGGGGGAAGAAAAATACGTGGTTGTAGACGGGCAGCAGCGAATTCGCGCATGTATGGCTTTCTTAGCTGGAGAATTCGCCCTTGGAGATGACTCGGGTGCCTTGGCTGGATCATTTTTTGACGAGCTCGAAGACGAACAAAAGAAGCAGATATTCGAGTACAAATTTGTGGTACGTGAGTTACCACAACTTTCGGAACCTGAGATACGAGGTATCTTCGAGCGTCTGAACCGCAATAATGTTGCCTTAAATGCTCAGGAGATCCGTCATGCGACTTACTGGGGCGAATTCATCTCGACCATGAAGGAGATTAGCCAAGATGAATTCTGGGTGACTTCCGGGGTATTCACTAGTAACGATATTCGTCGCATGCTTGATATTGAGTTTGTAAGTGAACTAGCGGTAGCTCACCTATACGGTCTTCAAAATAAGAAAGCTTCTCTTGACAAATATTACAAAAATTTTGAATCAGAGTTTCCGGACCGTCGGGAAATTGAGAAGATTTTCAGAATAGTTCTAGGGGAACTGGGGCAAATATTAAAGTGGCCGACACGGACCCGATGGAGCAAGAAGACGGACTTTTACACTCTATTTCTTGTAATGGCGAAACATGTGACAGCAATGCCTTTTGATCGAGATTTGCGCCAAAATCTAACAGAAAAGCTTGAAATATTTTCCACGAACGTGGCCTCACACCTATCTGTTACCGATAATGATGATTCGAACAGCATAGAACAGGCATTGGGCTATTCCCGTGGTGTTCGGGCCTCCAGCGATTTGGGAAGTCGCAAGATTCGCAACGCTGCTTTGGAAAGTTACCTATTCGGATTGCCTTATGAGCTCCCTGAAGTACTAGACGAGGACGAGAACGCCTAG
- a CDS encoding transposase: protein MPIKCTDELKTRAVDLVIHALADPSTANGAISRVAKELGLSSETLRTWVRNYKNSGAMTLAQSIVLEADKRLFKVSVAQDAQQGRSPAVYNSICET from the coding sequence TTGCCGATCAAATGCACCGATGAACTTAAGACCCGCGCCGTGGACCTCGTGATCCACGCGCTGGCCGATCCAAGCACAGCGAACGGCGCCATCAGCCGCGTGGCCAAGGAGCTGGGCCTGAGCAGTGAAACGCTGCGCACTTGGGTGCGCAACTACAAGAACAGCGGCGCGATGACGCTGGCCCAGTCCATTGTCCTGGAAGCTGATAAGCGGCTCTTCAAAGTAAGCGTGGCGCAGGATGCTCAGCAGGGCCGTAGCCCCGCCGTGTACAACAGTATCTGTGAGACTTGA
- a CDS encoding IS110 family transposase, whose protein sequence is MTAQPIVAHCHPFVVGVDTHARNHVYATIDSSNGALLDTQSFPVSSTGINRAVNWVARRTQGAADTLWVIEGAATYGAILAGTVAAHGFPVTEAPRMSKKQNRGVGKTDALDAQRLARASLPLPVDKLRHPRLHEGIRQGLRILVTARSSMAKDRTRSVNALNALVRCNALGIDARKKLTGSQITEVSRWREREKELSLRIARAEAVRLAKHILDLDQHLTANEQQLDELVRVSEAAPLLGEIGFKAITAAKCFVAWSHEGRVRDEAAFACLAGVNPIPASSGNTTRYRINRGGDRSLNSALHMAAITRMTYDEETLIYVEKRRTEGKSNREIRRCIKRYLARRIFKIFSISAQIDEVPVAA, encoded by the coding sequence GTGACCGCACAACCTATCGTCGCGCATTGCCACCCATTTGTCGTGGGTGTCGACACGCACGCACGAAATCATGTTTACGCCACCATCGATTCCAGCAACGGCGCCCTGCTCGATACCCAGTCGTTTCCAGTGAGCAGTACCGGCATCAACCGGGCCGTCAACTGGGTCGCCCGACGCACCCAAGGCGCAGCAGACACGCTCTGGGTCATTGAAGGAGCTGCCACGTACGGAGCGATCCTTGCCGGCACCGTTGCCGCCCACGGATTCCCCGTCACCGAGGCACCACGCATGAGCAAAAAGCAGAACCGCGGCGTAGGAAAAACCGATGCCTTGGACGCCCAGCGACTGGCCAGGGCCTCTCTCCCGCTGCCGGTAGACAAATTGCGCCATCCGCGGCTGCATGAAGGAATTCGGCAAGGTCTGCGCATCCTCGTCACGGCACGCAGCTCGATGGCGAAAGACCGCACCAGGTCGGTCAACGCCTTGAACGCTTTGGTGCGCTGCAACGCCCTGGGGATCGACGCCCGCAAGAAGCTGACCGGTAGCCAAATCACCGAGGTCAGCCGGTGGCGGGAACGGGAAAAAGAACTGTCGCTGAGGATTGCACGCGCCGAAGCGGTGCGACTGGCCAAGCATATTCTGGACTTGGATCAGCATCTGACGGCCAATGAGCAGCAGTTGGATGAACTGGTTAGGGTCAGCGAAGCGGCGCCGTTGTTGGGTGAGATCGGCTTCAAGGCAATCACGGCAGCGAAGTGTTTCGTCGCGTGGTCCCATGAAGGGCGAGTGCGTGATGAGGCGGCGTTTGCCTGCTTGGCTGGGGTGAATCCGATTCCTGCGTCATCGGGGAACACAACCCGCTATCGAATTAATCGAGGCGGTGATCGGTCATTGAATTCTGCCCTGCATATGGCTGCGATCACGCGCATGACCTATGACGAGGAGACGCTAATTTACGTTGAGAAGCGCCGGACTGAAGGCAAGAGCAATCGGGAGATCCGCAGATGCATCAAGCGTTATCTGGCCCGTCGAATTTTCAAGATCTTCAGTATTTCAGCACAGATCGATGAGGTTCCGGTTGCGGCTTGA